The proteins below are encoded in one region of Parvicella tangerina:
- a CDS encoding response regulator encodes MSKILIIEDNNEIRENTAELLMLAGYEVDTAENGKVGVKKAIECEPDLIVCDIMMPELDGYGVKQLLADNVKLKDVPFIFLTAKADKSDFRKGMGLGADDYLTKPFEEIDLMNSIKIRLEKASKQIKSGAESLDSKSIQEFVDQVIQDKKKVKFEKRDIVYRESDYASFSYYIVSGKVKTFRINEDGKELIFDIFKENDVIGMWDILKGGEYSESVSCLEDTELIKIHKDDVHKYIKGQVVDAGSLIQIFADELKEREDRLISMAYDSVRMRVATALCVLEDVYKKSDNSAVFKVQREDLAAMVGTSAESVIRTLSDFKKEGLISIKKNEIFIQDSAGLRNLRF; translated from the coding sequence ATGAGCAAGATATTAATTATTGAAGACAACAATGAAATTCGAGAGAATACCGCAGAATTATTGATGCTGGCGGGATATGAGGTAGACACAGCGGAAAATGGGAAGGTTGGTGTTAAAAAGGCAATTGAATGTGAGCCAGACCTGATTGTTTGCGATATTATGATGCCAGAATTGGATGGGTACGGTGTGAAGCAATTGCTTGCAGATAACGTTAAACTAAAAGATGTGCCTTTTATTTTTCTTACTGCCAAGGCAGATAAGTCTGATTTTAGGAAAGGAATGGGGTTGGGTGCAGATGACTACCTTACAAAACCATTTGAGGAGATTGACCTGATGAACTCCATTAAGATTAGGTTAGAAAAAGCCAGTAAGCAAATTAAATCTGGAGCAGAAAGCCTAGACTCCAAAAGTATTCAGGAGTTTGTGGATCAAGTAATTCAAGACAAAAAGAAAGTTAAGTTCGAAAAGAGAGATATTGTATACCGGGAGTCTGACTATGCATCTTTCTCTTACTATATCGTCTCAGGAAAAGTAAAAACATTCAGGATTAATGAAGATGGAAAAGAGCTGATCTTTGACATTTTCAAGGAGAATGATGTGATTGGAATGTGGGATATTCTGAAAGGTGGGGAATACTCAGAAAGTGTTAGTTGCCTGGAGGATACTGAACTAATCAAAATTCACAAGGATGATGTGCATAAGTATATTAAAGGTCAAGTTGTTGACGCAGGTTCACTGATTCAGATCTTTGCTGATGAGTTGAAGGAGCGCGAAGACCGATTGATTTCAATGGCTTATGATAGCGTAAGAATGCGAGTTGCCACAGCGCTTTGTGTGCTGGAAGATGTATACAAGAAAAGTGATAACAGCGCTGTTTTTAAGGTGCAACGTGAAGATCTGGCCGCCATGGTAGGTACAAGCGCAGAAAGCGTCATAAGGACGCTTTCTGATTTTAAAAAGGAAGGATTGATAAGTATTAAAAAGAATGAAATTTTCATTCAGGATAGTGCAGGACTAAGGAACCTAAGGTTCTAA
- a CDS encoding heavy metal translocating P-type ATPase: MKEQCAHCGEECREGKISFEDKSFCCDGCKTVYQILQDNDLCQYYGDGETPGNTVRNEAYYDKFDVLNDPETARLFTHFSDGKTQKFTFKVPSIHCSSCIWLLEHLNKINKHIISSEVNFQKKEVLISCDDGLTLKEAAILLSSIGYEPSLNVSENFQQKSNFKLIVKIGVAGFCFGNIMLFAFPEYLGLEDDKFANFFAWLSFGLSIPTLFFAGSDYIKSAVDSIQQRYVNMDIPIALGMITIFARSTYELVNGIGPGYFDSLSGLIFFLLVGKWFQQKTYDTLSFERTYKSYFPLSVNVETSNGKEQRKLEALTVGDIVYIRNEEIIPADGILLSEKAAIDYGFVTGESDPIRGQKNEIIYAGGKNQGTEIKVQLTKKPDSSYLTQLWNKDKQEEKKSVNTVADAVSKYFTFAVLFITLATLIFWWIVDPSKIWTSVTAVLIVACPCALALTIPFTLGNSIRYLGRKSIYLKNTYIIEKLAKISSIAFDKTGTLTKLNAKDVSYHSVDGEGLEKYAAIIKTITSNSTHPISKSISESLVNSHEVEITNFKEIAGKGVEATFLDHQYQIGKITDENYKKGSVGFYINEQLVGYFSLAPSFRKGVDQLNERLKHLGYKQHLISGDTEREDTAISGVLHFDSKQYRVTPPEKRSIVKKFQNNNENILMIGDGLNDAGALLQADVGVAVSDDVNYFVPACDIIMDGGSIQYLDKVLRFSKANMRIIRYGFILSFIYNIVGLSFAITGSLSPIVAAILMPLSSITVVAFTSISSKLIYHQLFDKT; this comes from the coding sequence ATGAAAGAACAGTGCGCACATTGTGGAGAAGAGTGTCGTGAAGGTAAAATTTCCTTCGAAGACAAATCGTTTTGTTGTGATGGATGCAAAACTGTTTATCAGATCCTCCAAGACAATGATCTTTGTCAATATTATGGCGATGGCGAAACACCTGGAAATACAGTAAGAAACGAAGCGTATTATGACAAATTCGATGTACTGAACGACCCAGAAACTGCTCGCTTGTTTACCCACTTCAGTGATGGAAAAACGCAGAAGTTCACGTTTAAAGTTCCGTCTATTCACTGCAGTTCTTGTATTTGGTTACTTGAACATTTGAATAAGATCAACAAACATATCATTTCTTCTGAGGTTAATTTTCAAAAGAAAGAGGTGTTGATTTCATGCGATGATGGACTCACTCTGAAAGAAGCGGCTATTCTTTTGAGTTCAATTGGATACGAACCAAGTCTAAATGTATCGGAGAACTTTCAGCAAAAAAGCAACTTTAAACTAATCGTAAAGATCGGAGTTGCTGGATTCTGTTTTGGCAACATCATGCTTTTTGCTTTTCCAGAATACCTCGGATTAGAAGATGACAAATTTGCGAATTTCTTTGCTTGGCTTTCATTTGGGTTGAGTATCCCTACCCTGTTCTTTGCTGGATCAGACTATATAAAAAGTGCTGTTGATAGCATCCAGCAACGATACGTGAATATGGATATTCCAATTGCCCTAGGGATGATCACCATTTTTGCAAGGAGTACTTATGAACTAGTAAATGGAATTGGCCCAGGTTATTTTGATTCCCTATCTGGACTGATCTTCTTCCTGCTGGTGGGTAAATGGTTTCAACAAAAAACCTATGACACGCTTTCCTTCGAGAGAACTTATAAATCCTACTTCCCGTTATCGGTCAATGTGGAAACAAGTAACGGCAAAGAACAAAGAAAGCTTGAAGCACTTACTGTTGGGGACATCGTATACATACGAAATGAAGAGATCATTCCGGCTGATGGCATTCTTCTATCGGAAAAAGCGGCCATTGACTATGGATTTGTTACTGGAGAGTCAGACCCAATTAGAGGACAAAAAAATGAGATCATTTACGCTGGAGGAAAGAATCAAGGCACCGAAATTAAAGTTCAATTAACCAAAAAACCAGACAGCAGCTATCTCACTCAGTTGTGGAATAAGGACAAACAAGAAGAAAAAAAATCTGTTAATACCGTTGCAGATGCAGTGAGTAAATATTTCACTTTTGCAGTATTATTCATCACTTTAGCGACCTTGATTTTTTGGTGGATAGTTGACCCATCGAAAATATGGACTTCTGTTACTGCTGTATTAATAGTTGCATGCCCCTGTGCACTTGCCCTCACTATACCTTTCACACTAGGTAACTCGATTCGCTATCTGGGTAGAAAATCCATCTACTTAAAGAACACCTATATCATTGAAAAGCTTGCTAAAATTTCTTCAATTGCCTTTGATAAGACGGGCACACTCACTAAATTGAATGCTAAAGACGTTAGTTATCATTCAGTAGATGGTGAGGGTCTGGAAAAATACGCAGCCATTATCAAAACAATTACCTCAAACAGTACGCATCCCATCAGTAAGAGCATCTCTGAATCACTAGTTAACTCGCATGAAGTCGAAATAACCAACTTTAAAGAAATAGCTGGCAAAGGCGTTGAAGCAACGTTTTTAGACCACCAATATCAAATTGGTAAAATTACAGATGAGAACTACAAAAAAGGAAGTGTTGGTTTTTATATTAATGAACAGTTAGTCGGATATTTCTCACTAGCACCTTCTTTTCGAAAAGGAGTAGATCAATTGAATGAACGCCTTAAACATTTGGGATATAAACAACATCTTATTTCCGGGGATACAGAGCGCGAAGACACTGCTATTTCTGGTGTTCTGCATTTTGATTCGAAGCAATATCGGGTGACACCGCCTGAAAAAAGAAGTATTGTCAAGAAATTTCAAAATAACAATGAAAACATTCTGATGATAGGCGATGGGTTAAATGATGCTGGTGCACTGTTGCAAGCTGATGTGGGAGTTGCTGTTTCAGATGACGTTAATTATTTCGTCCCTGCTTGTGACATCATTATGGATGGTGGCTCGATCCAATATTTAGATAAAGTACTTCGATTTTCCAAGGCCAACATGCGAATCATAAGATATGGCTTCATTCTATCTTTCATTTATAACATTGTTGGTTTATCATTTGCCATAACCGGATCCTTAAGTCCAATCGTTGCCGCTATTCTGATGCCGCTTAGTTCCATCACTGTAGTTGCGTTTACCTCGATTAGTTCAAAACTCATTTATCACCAATTATTTGACAAAACCTGA
- the ccoS gene encoding cbb3-type cytochrome oxidase assembly protein CcoS: MSIIFLLTGISLLLAIGFLAAFLWAIKNGQYEDDYTPSVRILFDDSEKEKKSNENKNQKQ, from the coding sequence ATGTCTATAATATTTCTACTTACCGGAATTAGCTTGCTACTGGCCATTGGCTTCTTGGCAGCCTTCCTGTGGGCGATCAAAAATGGTCAGTACGAGGATGATTACACCCCGTCTGTCCGGATTCTTTTTGACGATTCAGAAAAAGAAAAAAAATCAAACGAAAATAAAAATCAAAAACAATGA
- a CDS encoding sensor histidine kinase gives MALHSMEKNSNELFKIAFNSASEGLVVVDKFSRILLVNNRLLELFGYTEEEILGETIERLVPMQKRKKHVAYRNEYLDHPHSRPMGKAGMLLEGEKKDGRIFPVEVSLNYFQMDGEQYVMGLVSDITKRVAMENELKNAQDNLEKLNVELESLVVKRTKDLEESQSLYKSIANNFPDGVISVVDQDLYCIYTDGAELEQLGLKQSDLIGQHFLNRFSEEARTILSDTFDEARNGDSQICEIEQKDRHYEVHIVGISISGRRRKRYLIVEINVTKQKTIEKEQAKALEKEKELGEMKSRFVSMASHEFRTPLSAILSSASLIEKYELTDQQANRKKHIDRIKSSVANLTDILNDFLSFEKLNANKVEVQLEEVNLCDLINYAVEELDSTKKAGQRIEYAGNVPDCTFWSDPKILRNILLNLLSNGLKYSGENSQVNVELNDQTDRLLLTVSDNGIGIPEKDQSNMFDRFHRAENVANIQGTGLGLNIVKKYVELLDGEITFESELGKGTSFYISLPKKNNEQK, from the coding sequence ATGGCACTGCATTCTATGGAAAAGAACTCAAACGAATTGTTTAAAATTGCCTTCAACTCAGCCTCTGAAGGTTTAGTGGTGGTAGATAAATTCTCTCGTATTCTATTGGTAAATAATCGGTTGCTAGAATTGTTTGGCTACACGGAAGAAGAAATCTTAGGGGAAACCATTGAGCGACTGGTGCCAATGCAAAAGCGAAAAAAACACGTAGCTTACCGAAATGAGTACCTGGATCACCCGCATTCAAGACCTATGGGTAAAGCTGGAATGCTGTTAGAGGGAGAAAAAAAGGACGGTCGGATATTTCCCGTTGAAGTGAGTTTGAATTACTTTCAAATGGATGGAGAACAATATGTGATGGGCTTGGTGTCGGATATCACTAAACGGGTAGCGATGGAGAATGAACTGAAAAATGCTCAGGACAATCTCGAAAAACTCAATGTTGAGTTAGAATCCCTTGTAGTGAAAAGGACAAAGGATTTGGAGGAAAGTCAGAGCCTGTATAAGTCGATCGCAAATAATTTTCCAGATGGAGTGATCAGTGTGGTTGATCAGGATTTGTATTGTATTTACACGGATGGGGCTGAACTTGAGCAGCTAGGATTGAAGCAAAGTGATTTGATTGGTCAGCATTTTCTGAATCGATTTTCTGAAGAGGCAAGAACTATTTTGTCAGATACATTTGATGAAGCGAGAAATGGAGATAGTCAGATCTGTGAGATAGAACAGAAAGATAGACATTATGAGGTTCATATTGTTGGTATTTCAATAAGCGGCAGGAGAAGAAAACGTTATTTAATCGTGGAGATCAATGTCACAAAGCAAAAAACCATTGAAAAGGAACAGGCAAAAGCATTAGAAAAAGAAAAAGAACTCGGTGAAATGAAGTCCAGATTCGTATCCATGGCTTCGCATGAGTTCAGAACACCTTTAAGTGCGATATTGTCTTCTGCCAGTTTAATTGAAAAGTACGAGTTAACAGATCAACAGGCGAACAGGAAAAAGCATATAGACAGGATTAAGTCTTCCGTAGCTAACCTTACGGACATTCTAAATGATTTCTTATCGTTTGAAAAACTTAATGCGAATAAAGTTGAAGTACAACTAGAAGAAGTGAACCTGTGTGATTTGATCAATTATGCTGTGGAAGAATTAGACTCAACAAAAAAAGCAGGGCAACGTATTGAATATGCTGGAAATGTCCCTGATTGTACTTTTTGGTCTGACCCGAAAATTTTGAGAAATATACTTTTGAACTTGTTGTCAAATGGTTTGAAGTATTCTGGAGAAAACAGTCAGGTGAACGTAGAGTTGAATGATCAGACAGACCGTCTTTTGTTGACAGTTTCAGATAATGGGATTGGAATTCCTGAAAAAGATCAAAGCAATATGTTCGATCGATTTCATCGGGCAGAAAATGTAGCAAACATCCAGGGAACTGGATTAGGGTTGAATATTGTAAAGAAATATGTAGAGCTATTAGATGGAGAAATTACATTTGAAAGTGAATTAGGAAAAGGAACGAGTTTTTATATTTCGCTTCCAAAAAAGAACAACGAACAGAAATGA
- a CDS encoding CcoQ/FixQ family Cbb3-type cytochrome c oxidase assembly chaperone has translation MSSIDGIEIYPLISLGIFFLFFVILFIYVFGGGKNRFKDISLLPLSDPNDPREQNEEEQS, from the coding sequence ATGTCATCGATAGACGGAATTGAAATCTATCCATTGATATCGTTAGGAATATTCTTCCTGTTCTTTGTAATCCTATTCATCTATGTATTTGGAGGAGGCAAAAACAGATTTAAGGATATCAGTTTATTACCTCTGTCAGATCCTAATGATCCGAGAGAACAGAACGAAGAAGAACAATCATAG
- a CDS encoding universal stress protein: MKNILVPTDFSSAADIALRYALKLADRFNAKLYILNSYEVPHSGATMMVSINDLLQEESQKGLQRLDERLSEDYPNLDIQTISMQGGLDVCVQKSIEEFHLDLVVMGTTGASGIEGKLFGSNTASMIRNITAPLIVLPHDAEINEPCKIAVSTDFKFSIEDEIYNPAREIALNYNSDISFINVTTEYKEEELNAIEKKFGMDVDFVYNEDIEEGIKEYLSDKKVDLLVIVAEKHGIFHNIFKPSHSKMMARELDIPMMILAQ; encoded by the coding sequence ATGAAAAACATACTTGTACCTACTGATTTCTCTAGTGCGGCAGATATTGCCTTAAGATACGCACTTAAACTAGCTGACCGCTTCAATGCCAAGCTTTACATTTTAAACAGTTATGAAGTTCCACACAGCGGGGCAACCATGATGGTAAGCATCAATGATCTTTTGCAAGAGGAGTCTCAGAAAGGTTTACAAAGACTGGATGAAAGACTCTCTGAAGATTACCCCAATCTAGACATTCAAACAATCAGCATGCAAGGCGGTTTAGATGTTTGCGTTCAGAAGTCTATTGAGGAATTCCATCTCGACCTTGTGGTAATGGGTACCACTGGAGCTTCTGGAATTGAAGGGAAGCTATTTGGAAGCAACACGGCAAGCATGATTAGAAATATTACTGCTCCATTGATCGTTCTTCCCCATGATGCAGAAATCAATGAGCCTTGTAAAATTGCTGTTAGTACAGACTTTAAATTTAGTATTGAAGATGAAATTTACAACCCTGCAAGAGAAATCGCTTTGAACTATAACTCAGACATTAGCTTTATCAATGTCACTACAGAATACAAAGAGGAAGAACTGAATGCTATTGAAAAGAAATTTGGCATGGATGTCGATTTTGTTTATAACGAAGACATCGAAGAAGGAATTAAAGAATACTTGTCTGACAAAAAAGTAGATTTACTAGTTATTGTGGCCGAAAAACATGGAATTTTCCATAATATCTTCAAACCATCGCATAGTAAAATGATGGCACGAGAGTTAGACATTCCTATGATGATCCTAGCTCAATAG
- the ccoN gene encoding cytochrome-c oxidase, cbb3-type subunit I gives MSVEKFYYDNSIVKKFLIVTVMWGVIGMLVGLLAASQLVWPELNFTSWLGFGRIRPLHTNAVIFAFVGNGIFAGVYYSLQRLLKTRMYSDVLSNINFWGWQFIILCAVVTLPLGITQGKEYAELEWWIDILIAGIWVVFGWNMFATILKRRVRHLYVAIWFYIATFVTVAVLHIVNSLAMPVGFTNSYSMFAGVQDALVQWWYGHNAVAFFLTTPYLGLMYYFVPKAADRPVYSYRLSIIHFWALIFIYIWAGPHHLLYSALPDWAQSLGVVFSVMLIAPSWGGMLNGLLTLRGAWDKVRDNVVLKFMVVAITVYGMSTFEGPMLSLKFFNTLSHFTDWTIAHVHVGGLGWNGMLTFGMLYYLVPKMWGTKVHSMKLANYHFWIATVGILLYVIPLYWAGFVQGFMWQDFTEAGKLEHQVFLDTVTKLRPFYMMRAFGGGLYIIGALLMVYNLIKTAKGGSFITNEAAEAPALVKNVKVHDDGYWHRTIERKPVRMLIVSLIVILIGGLVEIVPTLIVKSNIPTISSVKPYTPLELEGRDVYISEGCYNCHSQLVRPLRFETERYGEYSKAGEFVYDHPFQWGSKRTGPDLHREGEGNTKQKKDDYWHYAHLMNPQQSNPGSIMPPYAHLADEEVNIDGTKAKLEAMVSLGVPYTDEDIKNYKESMEVQATKHVDFIKQSLLNKDVELPEATYKKLKNSKMIALIAYLQRLGSDIHKLEKPEEKESTEENSLTLK, from the coding sequence ATGAGTGTAGAGAAGTTTTATTATGACAACTCGATCGTAAAGAAGTTCCTGATCGTCACCGTGATGTGGGGGGTTATTGGAATGTTGGTTGGGTTATTGGCTGCGAGTCAATTGGTTTGGCCAGAACTAAATTTCACCTCCTGGCTGGGGTTTGGTAGGATCAGACCACTTCACACGAATGCGGTGATCTTCGCGTTCGTGGGCAACGGTATTTTTGCTGGTGTTTATTACTCACTTCAGCGCTTGCTGAAAACGAGAATGTACAGTGATGTACTCAGCAACATCAACTTCTGGGGATGGCAGTTTATTATCTTATGTGCAGTAGTGACCTTACCACTTGGGATTACCCAAGGTAAGGAATATGCTGAGCTGGAATGGTGGATAGACATCTTAATCGCTGGTATTTGGGTTGTATTCGGATGGAACATGTTTGCAACCATCCTTAAAAGAAGAGTAAGACATTTATATGTAGCCATTTGGTTTTACATAGCGACCTTTGTTACGGTTGCAGTTCTTCACATTGTAAACTCTCTAGCAATGCCTGTTGGGTTTACTAACTCTTACTCCATGTTTGCAGGAGTGCAGGATGCGCTCGTACAATGGTGGTACGGTCACAACGCAGTTGCATTTTTCCTTACGACACCTTATTTAGGGCTAATGTACTACTTCGTACCGAAAGCAGCTGATAGACCTGTGTACTCCTACCGACTATCGATCATCCACTTCTGGGCTTTGATCTTTATCTATATCTGGGCGGGACCACACCACCTTTTATATTCTGCTCTTCCAGACTGGGCTCAGTCATTGGGAGTTGTCTTCTCGGTAATGCTGATTGCGCCATCATGGGGTGGTATGCTAAACGGACTTCTTACTTTAAGAGGTGCCTGGGATAAGGTTAGAGACAACGTAGTTCTGAAGTTTATGGTGGTGGCAATTACTGTTTATGGTATGAGCACATTCGAAGGACCAATGTTATCATTGAAATTTTTCAATACCCTATCTCACTTCACTGACTGGACAATTGCTCACGTACACGTGGGAGGTTTGGGATGGAATGGTATGCTGACATTCGGGATGCTTTATTATCTCGTTCCAAAAATGTGGGGAACAAAAGTTCACTCTATGAAACTTGCTAATTACCATTTCTGGATCGCCACAGTGGGTATTTTACTTTATGTCATTCCGTTGTATTGGGCTGGATTTGTTCAAGGATTTATGTGGCAAGACTTTACTGAAGCAGGAAAACTTGAGCACCAGGTATTCTTAGATACTGTTACCAAGTTAAGACCATTCTACATGATGCGTGCATTTGGAGGCGGACTATATATCATAGGAGCATTACTTATGGTTTATAATTTGATCAAAACAGCTAAAGGAGGTTCATTTATCACGAATGAAGCTGCTGAAGCACCTGCGCTAGTTAAGAACGTAAAAGTTCACGATGATGGTTATTGGCACAGAACGATCGAAAGAAAACCTGTTCGAATGTTGATTGTCAGTCTGATTGTCATTTTGATAGGAGGTTTGGTAGAAATTGTTCCAACGCTTATCGTGAAGTCTAACATTCCGACCATCTCCAGTGTTAAGCCCTATACACCGCTTGAACTAGAAGGAAGAGACGTCTATATCTCTGAGGGATGTTACAACTGTCACTCTCAATTGGTAAGGCCATTGCGTTTTGAAACTGAGCGCTATGGAGAGTACTCTAAAGCTGGTGAGTTTGTTTATGACCATCCATTCCAGTGGGGATCTAAGAGAACAGGACCAGACTTACATCGAGAAGGTGAAGGTAATACCAAACAGAAAAAAGATGATTACTGGCACTACGCTCACCTGATGAACCCTCAACAATCTAACCCTGGTTCCATCATGCCTCCATACGCACATTTAGCAGACGAAGAGGTGAACATTGATGGAACGAAGGCCAAACTTGAAGCAATGGTTTCTCTAGGCGTACCTTACACTGATGAGGACATCAAAAACTATAAAGAAAGTATGGAGGTTCAGGCTACAAAACATGTTGATTTCATCAAGCAGAGTTTATTGAATAAAGATGTAGAACTTCCTGAAGCAACTTACAAGAAGTTGAAAAACTCCAAAATGATTGCACTAATTGCTTACTTGCAACGATTAGGGTCTGACATTCACAAGTTGGAAAAACCTGAGGAAAAGGAGAGTACAGAAGAAAATTCATTAACCCTTAAATAA